One window of Amaranthus tricolor cultivar Red isolate AtriRed21 chromosome 11, ASM2621246v1, whole genome shotgun sequence genomic DNA carries:
- the LOC130827745 gene encoding uncharacterized protein LOC130827745: MGEEEKSKKISASSARSHTRKSNLNSSSPFSLGLYGKISVVVLVASLAWAERALRPPPPKLTGSPGGPPITAPRIRLRDGRHLAYKQYGVPIHEANHKFIFIHGFDSCRLHAFIATEVSPDTIESLKLHIVGFDRPGYGESDPDPKRTPKSLALDVEELADQLGFGPKFYVVGYSMGGEATWGVLKYISHRLAGASLVAPVINYWWSNLPKNMSREAYYKSQLPQDQWSLRVAHYTPWLTYWWQTQKLFPPSSVIAHSPKVLSRQDKELMHKFEKPENAYPVRQQGVYECIHRDMIVGFGKWDFDPIDLENPFPNNEGTIHLWHGDEDRLVPVALQRYIAERLPWIHYHELPGAGHLFPYATGMSDAIVKAQLSIDN, translated from the exons ATGGGGGAAGAAgaaaaaagtaagaaaatatCAGCATCATCAGCAAGATCTCATACTCGCAAATCTAATCTCAATTCATCTTCTCCATTTTCTTTAG GTTTGTATGGCAAAATTAGTGTGGTTGTGCTTGTAGCTAGCTTGGCATGGGCGGAGAGGGCTCTCCGCCCACCACCACCAAAACTCACAGGGTCGCCTGGCGGCCCTCCAATAACAGCTCCAAGAATAAGGCTAAGAGATGGTAGACATTTAGCCTACAAACAATATGGTGTCCCTATACATGAAGCCAATCACAAATTCATCTTTATTCATGGATTTGACTCTTGTAGACTTCATGCTTTCATTGCCACCGAAGTTTCTCCT GATACAATTGAAAGCTTGAAGTTGCATATTGTGGGGTTTGATAGGCCCGGGTATGGAGAAAGCGACCCGGACCCGAAACGAACACCAAAGAGTCTAGCATTAGATGTGGAAGAGCTTGCTGATCAACTTGGGTTCGGGCCTAAATTTTATGTAGTTGGCTATTCTATGGGTGGAGAAGCTACATGGGGTGTGCTCAAGTACATTTCACATAG GTTGGCGGGAGCATCGTTAGTAGCACCGGTAATAAATTATTGGTGgtcaaatttaccaaaaaatatGTCAAGAGAAGCATACTACAAATCACAACTTCCACAAGATCAATGGTCATTAAGAGTGGCACATTACACACCATGGCTAACTTATTGGTGGCAAACTCAAAAGTTGTTCCCTCCTTCCAGTGTTATTGCTCATAGTCCTAAAGTTTTGTCTCGTCAAGACAAAGAATTAATGCACAAATTTGAGAAACCAGAAAACgct TATCCTGTACGACAACAAGGAGTATACGAATGCATCCATCGAGACATGATTGTTGGATTCGGTAAATGGGATTTCGACCCAATCGACTTGGAAAATCCATTTCCGAACAATGAAGGAACAATACACCTATGGCATGGCGACGAAGATAGGCTTGTTCCGGTTGCATTGCAAAGATATATAGCTGAAAGGTTACCATGGATTCACTATCATGAGCTTCCTGGTGCTGGCCATTTGTTCCCTTATGCTACTGGC